The following is a genomic window from Bombina bombina isolate aBomBom1 chromosome 3, aBomBom1.pri, whole genome shotgun sequence.
TCATAGAGGcaatactaataaatatatatatatatatatatatatatatatatatatatatatatatatatatataaacaagttaaagtccagcaccaattcacttctaagtaagggtgcaagcagcctctgtctcaccttgacaggtattaatatgcaaaatagaaatggctgcagcacaccaagttggaatttataacatttttatttcaagctgtgaaatacaggcgacgtttcgggcttctgccctttctcaagccaagagcttggcttgagaaagggcagaagcccgaaacgtcgcctgtatttcacagcttgaaataaaaatgttataaattccaacttggtgtgctgcagccatttctattttgcatatatatatatatatatatatatatatatatatatatatatatatatatatatatatatatatatatatatatatatatatatatatataaagaagattCCAGTTTACCTTGTTCCTGTGGTATTCTTTATTGCAAAGAATAACTAGGAAGGTTGCTGGCCTTATTCCGGTGAATTATATGTAATCAATTCTGCAaaaatgcttttgagcactagattgcagcagtatTTGCAcaagaaaaaatattgttaaatatgTTCTTGCTTTTTAATTGCATGGTTATAATGTCCAGTTTCAAATCTAGAATAAGGGGAAAGCTAATTCTAACTGCAGAGatgttaaaatactatttaaatcTATTCAACTAACAGTTTTCAGCTACATCTAATGTAAAGTGAAGGAAAAGCTAAATCTGCACAGAATTGTTATGTAATGTGCATCTTCTTGTATATATCAGATAAAATAACACTAAATGACACTGTGTAGCCATCTcaaattaaaataaagacaatgaGAACTACAGCAGCTTACAATTTAGACACTAATGTTTTAACCGTAACtcataaaaggacaaatttctgctttgaggtgctgtggacatttgtatatttgaaattcaaattaaggATTATTGGTGGTTGCAGCATCACAGGAAGCTGACCAATCACAAGGCGTTTGCATTCTTCTCCAAATAAGTTTTAACCCATTGGTCACTTGGATCAGcgcaaatgttatgtttttttatggttTGAAATCTGTAAATTGCAAAAGAGAATGATATTAAACATTTTCACATATCCAATACTGGATCTGCAAAGTTTTAATCTGATTAGCACACActgtatttttactttatttggtggttaaacataatttaaattagaGCTCTTTGTGGGTACAATTCACCCTAAATCTTATCTATTGTTTGACTGGTACATAACAACTATAAGGTGATCATGTTATACCAACTGTGACATTCActcatgtttaaaaaaatatttgtagaaataaaaagagaatgaaatGTTTGTATCTGCTCTGTCAGTGTGCACAGCAGTAAATAACGGTGACTCCTCTTATTAAGATGATTATTTGTAACTTTGGTATTGTTTAACTCAGATAGAAGTTGTGCAGTACTTACATGACACCAGGATTGGCACACCGGCTGCTAGTCATGAAATAACCAGAGATATTTCCTGCTGGAATCGGCTTCCTTCTATAGGTAAAGCAACATGAGGTTGGGGCAGCAGCTCcaactggaaaaaataaaaatagaagacattaaatataaactaataaaaaaatgtctttatattTGCTGAACATAAACATTttagacaaaatttgggttcagtttccctttaatatattttctgaTGCAAACTCTAAATATCACACATTAGAGAGAAATATCAGCATATTTTTTTCATGTCAAAACCCTACTATTAAGCATTTTCTATCACAACTtttcattaaagaataaaaaagtttACACACATCTTGACCCCAGTAATTTTTACCACTGCAGAGTAGCATAAAGTAAATTCAAGTCATAACTTACATGGTGGACCAAGGACCTCTGAGTAGCAGACAGTGAACAGCAGCAGAGAGAGAGCAGCCAGAGAGATCTGCATCTTAGTAATGAGAAGAGTTTTCTAGGAGCAGAACAGGACAATGAACGTTCAAAGCTTCTCAGAGACTGATCGGTCATCTCTCATCCAGCATCTATTTATTGTCAGGTTCAGTAAATGGAATAGTTAAGTAAAAGAAAGTGGAAGTTCCCAACGTCGGTCAGTAAGTGATGTCACCCACAAGCCTACAGTAGACAGAAAACAAGAAGGAAGAAAGAGGCATTGGGGGGTGCTAAATGCACAGTCAGCTATAAATAGTTACTGGATATTCCTAGTTTACTTTCATgacaacttttacatcattttggaaGCAAATTTTATTTCATTCATGAATATTTGTATATAACAGCTTTGTTAATTAAATTAGTGTCTGTAAATACATCCTATGGAtatttagtgtatattttttttaggctCATCTTAATCACAATATTCCGTCCTAAAGATACAAGTTAGATTATGATACTTGATTTTATTACTATTTGAGGCACTTTGCAGTTGTCATCATTATTTTATGCTCTATGTTCACCAAACCTGAGACTCAAGATTCTGGCACTGAAGCAATAAAagtattaataaacatattaataggGGTTTTGGCACACAGAAAAGGTACCAAGTCATGAGATACTGCAGATCTAAGGTCAGCTGTGAAAGgcacagtagtggacctactcaacagagggccttggTGCAAAATAGTTTTTGTGCCCCCAGGTAACTCAGTAGtgtgcaatagtaataatatacttgttCTGGATAATACGTTTGGATAGATAAACCgatctgcattaggattgtacatgttctgcacacgcctatgtataaaatggctgctatgggcccctccAGGACTTGGGCCCTGGTTCCACTGCACCTgctacaccaatggtagttctgcccctggataGGCAACCATTTTCTGGCATAATGGACTATAATAGAAGTGGAGCACTATCCATATTACAATTGTGCTCTAAAtttagtgcacaatctggtatagTGAAATTTTTTTACTAGAAAATCATAATGCGgccaacattttttattaaaccctgagggcccagattacaagttgtgcggtaagtCTGTTGCGTACACACCGTGCGCAATGTGGCTGTAATGAAAATGTCATTTGCaccgccattacaagttacaataaAACTTTCTTTCTGCATGTGTTATGGTGAAGTAACCCGCATACTGCACACAAACCAATTTTCGTCTTCACGTACTCAtgcacgtattcctccatagatatcaatggagaaaaaaagttggaaATCGCcatcgcattttcacattccctattgaagtctatggagaaaagaaagttatcaaaaaacctaacaccctaacataaaccccttgtctaataacccctaaaccgtcgttcccccacatcgccaacactaaataaagctattaacacctaaaccgctgtccccccacatcgccaacactaaataaacgtactaacctctaaaccgctcTTTCCCCACCTTTCAActacctaaatgaaactattaaacccaaaacctaacaccccgtaactttgatccaatcagtcaatgggaagtaagtagctctcatcctattggctgatttgaatttttcagccaataggaatgcaagggtgcacccatataaaaggggtaccttgcattcaatcttcagtgtgtggcggacgatcgcatgaagaggacctccattgCGCAGATTACCTCCGCTGACCGCTCTGCCTACCTCTGCCATTcagatggaagatggacccgcgatggatgaagatggagccatctggatgaagatgtttcgccggacttcagcaatggtgagtaccgattttggggtaagtgttaatttttttttaatttttggtgttggtttattttttaagataagggcttttttatttttatggggttaaaaagagctgaatctccttttaagggcaatgcccatacaaatgcccttttcggggcaatgggtagattaggctttttttattttgttttttttttattttgggggggttgtaatgttaggggatatttggtttattttattggcaaaagagctgttaactttagggcaattatCTACAAaaaagcccttgtaagggctattggtagtttatttatagattatggtttttttattttggggtgtttttttttctaaactgggttattagaataggaatatttttttttatttttttttattgaggaaaaagaaaATGAAAGCACTACAATGTTGCTGCATAAACAGCCAATGTAAAACAAATAGTAGAAATACAAATGGTCAAAGTTACAATGGTGTAAGACGTTCAAATTATGGtagtgcacaaaaaaaaaaaatagaatattgcTAAGTCAGCCTCAATTTTTCTTAACTTTAACACATAAGTTCAACCATCCCTAAAGCTAAGGAACAAGTACAGGATATGATATATAGTGTGGGATGTAATGGATTCTGTGCTATATAGTGGGATGAGATATGAACTCCCCTAGTAATGTATGTGATCCGTAGGGCAGCCTTCTAACTAACGAATGGGGGCACTTCCAGGTTTTGTTCTGTTTTCTGTGGTCATAAGGGAGGTCCCTGACAAGTAATTTAGTAATGGGGGCTTAGATGGTAGTCGTTGGTGATCAGACCAGCTGATCCGGGTAGAAAGGAAGGATCCCAGGCTGTGGCTTTGTGTAAAAGAGAATGAGAACTAGGGGAGTGGTTAAAGGTGCGGTATAAGCGAGAGAAACCGCATGGTTAGTTCTCCTATTACTAGGGGACTCATTACGTGGGGGGGGAGGAGAAGGAAGGTATAGATTGGTCGTGGGGAATTGCAAAGATAAGAAATAGCACAAACCAATCCTGCCGCTAAGGTAGCTTAAGACTGACTTGAAATTGAACTTATCAGTGTAACATATGCCTAGAGGGGAAGAAATATGCTGTGCTTTATCTGAGTGCAGATAGATAAAATTATAATAGGTAGAGTCTCGAGAGGTACTATAGGGCTGGAGTTTCCTTAAAACAGGGTAGTGTTACCTCAGTGTGAAAAAACTATGGTGTTTATCTCCACTACATTCAGTACTTATTTTCTATTCTCTATATGGGGTCATTGGACCTGCTGgtagggtatgggccctataccccacaacaGGAACCTATTCTAAGCGTTGGTTTAAAGGACTGCACTCATGGCATTTAGGCAAACAACGGTTCTCTAAGCAAACTATAACTCCTAAAATTGTGTTTATAACAATAGGTTAATAGTTAAGAGTCTTAAGTGCACATGGATAAATAAAGTACTGGAGAATCTAATATAAGTCTAAGTCTATACACTCTGCGATATAGGTAACCTAATAACTAAGGCAGAAATTCTGCATGAAGGTAGTACTCCAGAGCCTCTACATAAGACCTTGATAATGCAGTAGATAGAGGGTGGTATTAATATTAGCATGATAGAGCTGTGTGTAGATTAGGTTAACGAGAGCCAACTAAATGGGTGGTGCAAAAGCATATTCAGCATAAGGAGCAAAGCAGTCACAGAAGTTAGCAGCCAAACACTTTACCAATGACATGTTTGGGAGAAAttaaccatttaaaaacaatatggAACACTAAAGTCTTATGTACCTATTACGGCAGATCCTTATGTCTAAATTATAATCATAACAGAGTCTCTTAGGTGGAGTAGCGCCGTAGTAAGTTAGGTTCCTGCCATGTTTGTACCATCACATAGTATATTTCCAGGAGCTTGTGGTTATAATAAATGAACACAACGTTAAGTTTAACTGTAACAAAGCATGCTAAACAGTTGATAAGGCAAGGTATTTATAAGGATAACTGTACTTCCCAAGTTAACTAAAGAAAAAACATAGATCATACTCTACTCATGAATAAACTGCTTATACAGATATAGAGGAGGAAGCACAAGCAGCCTAACAGCTAAGCAAGACAATAGAAATACATGACAATTGGTTAAAAATGTTATAACAGTTCAATGACTATCCGGCCAGATAAATTTTTAACAGTGTCTCTCCTAGGTCGACAAGCCAGCACAACATCTAGTGTAGATAGGCTAAACCACCGGGAGGTGACAGGGATAATATCTCTATCCTACCCCAGCTTTCAAGCTATTGCGAGCATCGGTTATCCGGGGCTTAAGTTCCCATGAGTGTGGTAAGGTCCCATGCAAGTGATCATCCTTTGATTGCATTATAACTTTAGGCTCCGACTCCTCACTTCCAGTTAGAATCCGCAGGTCCAAGCCTAACTTT
Proteins encoded in this region:
- the LOC128651873 gene encoding C-C motif chemokine 3-like; this encodes MQISLAALSLLLFTVCYSEVLGPPFGAAAPTSCCFTYRRKPIPAGNISGYFMTSSRCANPGVIFQTIKKHNICADPSDQWVKTYLEKNANAL